The Rhodoferax ferrireducens T118 DNA segment ACACCTTGAACACCAGGTTACCCATCGGCACCTGGCGTGTCTGCACATTGGCGCTGAGGGTGGTCAAAACCGCCAGCAAGCCACTGCCCAGGTTGGCCCCCAGCACCAGGCCGAGCGCCACGTCCACCGGCACCACGCCGCTGCTGGCCAGCGTGGCCGTCAGCAGCACAATGGCCAGGCTGGAGTAAGACAGCACCGACAACACGGCTCCGACCGTGATCTCCAGCCACAAATCGCTGCTGAGTGACGCCAGCAGGGCCCGCATGGCCGGGGCCTGGGTCAGCGCGTTGGCTGAGACCGTGACCAGGTGCAGCGCCAGCAACATCAGACCCAAGCCAATCAAAATGCGCCCCACGTAGCCGACGGTGGTGGACTGGCGGGCAATAAACAGCACCACGCCGACAAAAATGAACAGCGGCGACAGCCAGGACAGGTCGCGCGAAAACAGCAGAGCCATCAGGCTGGTGCCAATGTCGGCGCCCAGCATCACGGCCAGTGCCGCGGGCAGGGTCATCAATGCCTGGCCGACAAATGCCGAGGCAATCAGTGCCGTGGCCGTGCTGGACTGCAACAAGGCGGTGACACCAATGCCTGACATGACGGCTGTGAAACGGCTACCGGTGCTGCGGGCCAGCACCCGGCGCAGGTTGGCGCCCAGCACGCGCAGGACGTCGGCGCGCACCAGATGCGTGCCCCATACCAAAAGAGCAATGGCCGCCAGCAGGTTCAGCAGATGAGTCAACGTGTTTCCTCGGCCGGCCGACCCGCTAGCGCCCGCGCCGCACGCGCAGCAGTTCGTCCAGGATCAGACAGGCGGCACCCACGGTAATGGCGCTGTCGGCCACGTTAAACGCCGGAAAATGCCAACCGTGCCAGTGAAAGTCCAGAAAATCGACCACGTAGCCAAACCGCACGCGGTCGATGACGTTGCCAATGGCGCCGCCCAAAATGCAGGCCATGGAAAAGGCAAACAGTCTTTGCCCGGCGTGCGACTTGAGTAGCCACAGAATCAAGCCCGCTGCCAGCACGCCGATGACGGTGAAGAACCAGCGCTGCCAACCGGATGCACCGGCCAGAAACGAGAACGCCGCGCCGCTGTTGTGCGCTCGCACCACATTGAAAAAGCTGGTGACGTAGGTGCTGTCACCCAACTGGTAGAAGCCGAGGATCATGACCTTGGTGAACTGGTCGGCCATCAGGATGATGGTGGCCAGGCCCAGCCACTGCAGCATGCTGGCCGAGCCGGTCGACGTGGCCGAGAAGGTGCGGCGCGCCATCAGGCAAACACCCGGTCTTCGCCGGCGCCATACAGGTTGCTGCTGCAGCGGCCACAGATCGTTGGGTGGGCACTGTCATGGCCCATGTCGTCAACGTAATGCCAGCAGCGCTCGCACTTTATGCCATTTGAGGCACTAGCCCTTATGGATAGGGTATCGCCAGCTATTAATTCAATAGCAGATGTGATGAAGACGAATTTCAGGTCGCCAGCCAGACTGGCCAGCAGCGCGTAGTCGTCACCGCCCACGGTGAGTGCCACGTTGGCTTGCAGCGAGGAGCCGACCTTGCCGTCAGCACGCAGGGCTTCGATCTCCTTGTTCACCGCATCGCGAATCTCGCGAATGCGGGTCCATTTGGCCAGCAAGGCCGTGTCGGGTGCATCGAGCTCGACGTAGGTGTCCATGAAGATGGACTCTTTGTTGTTGACCGGCGTTTTGCCCGCCGCCCCCAATACGCCCCAGGCCTCTTCAGCGGTAAAGCTCAAAAATGGCGCCATCCAGCGCAGCATGGCTTGCGTGATTTGCCACAGCGCGGTTTGGGCGCTACGCCGCGCCAATGATTTGGGCGCGGTGGTGTAGAGCCGGTCTTTCAGCACGTCGAGGTAGAACGAACCCAAATCTTCCGAGCAATAAATCTGCAGCTTGGCCACGACCGGGTGGAATTCATAGACCTCGTAATGGGCCAGGATGTCGGCTTGCAACTGGGCGGCGCGGGAGAGAGCGTAGCGGTCAATCTCCAGCATCTGCTCCTGCGGCACGGCGTCCGTGGCCGGGTCAAAGTCGCTCACATTGGCGAGCAAAAATTTCAAGGTGTTGCGGATGCGCCGGTAGGTGTCCACCACACGCGCCAGAATTTTGTCGTCACCGGCAATGTCGCCCGAGTAGTCGCTGGCCGCCACCCACAGGCGGATGATTTCGGCGCCGAGTTTCTTGCTGGTTTCCTGCGGATCGACGCCGTTGCCGGCGCTCTTGCTCATCTTGTGGCCCTTGCTGTCCACCGTAAAGCCGTGCGTCAGGATGCCTTTGTAGGGCGCGCGGCCGTACATGGCACAGGCCGTTAACAGCGACGAGTGGAACCAGCCGCGATGCTGGTCGTGGCCTTCCAGATACAAATCAGCCTCCGGGCCATCGGGGTGGCCGCTGCCGGGATGCGAACCCTTGAGCACCGTGGTGTGGGTGGTGCCGGAGTCAAACCAGACTTCCAGGATGTCGCTGCTCTTCGTGTACTGCAGCGCGTCTTGTGCGCCCAGGATGGACTCGGTCGTGGCCTTGCTCCAGGCTTCGATGCCGCCTTGTTCCACCATGCTGGCTGCGAGGTCGAGAATCTCCATCGTGCGCGGGTGCAACTCGCCGCTGTCTTTGTGCAGGAAGAAGGGCAGCGGCACGCCCCAGCTGCGCTGTCTAGAGATGCACCAGTCGGGCCGGCCGGCAATCATGTCGCGCAGGCGGGTCTTGCCGTTTTCGGGATAGAACGCGGTGTCTTCAATCGCGTCCAAGGCCAGTTGACGCAGCGATTTGGGCGCCTTGTCTTTGGTGAAAACTCCAACGCCATCGTCCATGCGAATGAACCACTGGGCGGCGGCGCGGTAGATCACCGGGGTTTTGTGGCGCCAGCAATGCGGGTAGCTGTGCACGATGTTCTCGCTGGCGAACAGGCGGCTGGCGTTGCGCAACGCATCGATGATGACCGGGCAGGCTTTCCAGATGTGCTGGCCGCCAAACAGGGGCAGCTCGGGCGCGTAGGCACCATTGCCTTGCACCGGGTTCAGGATGTCGTCATAGGCCATGCCGTGGGCCACGCAACTGTTGA contains these protein-coding regions:
- the ileS gene encoding isoleucine--tRNA ligase, whose product is MTTNTTTPVTSTGGPAVKPDYRSTLNLPDTPFPMRGDLPKREPVWVKQWEDQGIYQKLRAARCGHPKFVLHDGPPYANGQIHMGHAVNKILKDMIVKARQLKGMDAAYIPGWDCHGLPIENAIEKKYGRKLARDDMQARSRAYATEQIDLQREDFKRLGVLGDWDHPYRTMDFKNEADEIRAFKRVVERGFVYRGLKPVYWCFDCGSSLAEFEIEYADKKSQTLDVGFLCAEPAKLAAAFGVTTLAKDAFAVIWTTTAWTIPANQALNAHPELSYALVDTERGLLVLAQDLVGKCLERFGLTGTVLATANGKALAGINFKHPFAHVDAGFDRLSPIYLADYVSAEDGTGMVHSAPAYGVEDFNSCVAHGMAYDDILNPVQGNGAYAPELPLFGGQHIWKACPVIIDALRNASRLFASENIVHSYPHCWRHKTPVIYRAAAQWFIRMDDGVGVFTKDKAPKSLRQLALDAIEDTAFYPENGKTRLRDMIAGRPDWCISRQRSWGVPLPFFLHKDSGELHPRTMEILDLAASMVEQGGIEAWSKATTESILGAQDALQYTKSSDILEVWFDSGTTHTTVLKGSHPGSGHPDGPEADLYLEGHDQHRGWFHSSLLTACAMYGRAPYKGILTHGFTVDSKGHKMSKSAGNGVDPQETSKKLGAEIIRLWVAASDYSGDIAGDDKILARVVDTYRRIRNTLKFLLANVSDFDPATDAVPQEQMLEIDRYALSRAAQLQADILAHYEVYEFHPVVAKLQIYCSEDLGSFYLDVLKDRLYTTAPKSLARRSAQTALWQITQAMLRWMAPFLSFTAEEAWGVLGAAGKTPVNNKESIFMDTYVELDAPDTALLAKWTRIREIRDAVNKEIEALRADGKVGSSLQANVALTVGGDDYALLASLAGDLKFVFITSAIELIAGDTLSIRASASNGIKCERCWHYVDDMGHDSAHPTICGRCSSNLYGAGEDRVFA
- the lspA gene encoding signal peptidase II, coding for MARRTFSATSTGSASMLQWLGLATIILMADQFTKVMILGFYQLGDSTYVTSFFNVVRAHNSGAAFSFLAGASGWQRWFFTVIGVLAAGLILWLLKSHAGQRLFAFSMACILGGAIGNVIDRVRFGYVVDFLDFHWHGWHFPAFNVADSAITVGAACLILDELLRVRRGR